One Rhizobium sp. 9140 genomic region harbors:
- a CDS encoding permease, giving the protein MDFMKLLKSLEELLYELVSWLVFYPVTMWRSVVTPLSMMRYADIELADKPEDQYQDTLSPPLFLLITLLLSQGLSNSLPSVYDPTEAARELGSGSNLLIARGVIFGIYPLCMAVTLLRSKTASITRNSLRPPFFSQCYVAAPFAFVLVLGFDFFSMPQDQGTLEGVVALAVAAIWYAQAQVRWFMRDLGIGAARALAIFVGAFVLATVAAFLVALLITLDVKSIAPATG; this is encoded by the coding sequence TTGGACTTCATGAAACTGCTGAAGTCGCTCGAAGAGCTGCTCTACGAACTGGTGTCATGGCTGGTTTTCTATCCTGTCACGATGTGGCGCTCGGTCGTCACGCCGCTCAGCATGATGCGCTACGCTGACATCGAACTCGCCGATAAGCCGGAAGACCAATATCAGGATACCCTCAGCCCGCCGCTGTTCCTGCTGATCACTCTGCTTCTTTCGCAGGGACTGTCCAATTCGCTGCCCTCGGTTTACGATCCGACTGAAGCCGCCCGTGAACTTGGGTCCGGATCGAACCTTCTGATCGCACGTGGGGTAATCTTCGGGATTTATCCCCTGTGCATGGCCGTGACGCTTCTGCGTTCGAAGACGGCCAGTATCACGCGCAATTCACTCCGCCCGCCCTTCTTCAGCCAATGCTACGTCGCGGCACCCTTTGCCTTCGTACTCGTGCTGGGATTTGATTTCTTCAGCATGCCTCAGGATCAGGGTACTCTTGAAGGTGTCGTCGCATTGGCGGTCGCCGCAATCTGGTACGCGCAGGCGCAAGTGCGTTGGTTCATGCGTGATCTGGGCATCGGCGCGGCAAGAGCACTTGCCATCTTCGTCGGAGCATTTGTGCTTGCCACCGTCGCAGCATTCCTTGTCGCGCTATTGATTACTCTCGATGTCAAAAGCATCGCACCCGCAACGGGCTGA
- a CDS encoding DNA breaking-rejoining protein, with protein MRIMRGLILGVALLAAVPAVADDMRRETVRFAPGSSSSTIKASVKGYQTVQYALSVTAGQKMNVQLDSRNTSLYFNVTAPGADAAMYNSSIDGNGTSITIPSSGKYVIDVYLMRNAARRNETASYDLTLYVE; from the coding sequence ATGAGGATAATGAGAGGCCTGATTTTAGGCGTTGCCTTGCTGGCAGCCGTGCCCGCGGTCGCCGACGACATGCGGCGGGAGACCGTCCGTTTCGCCCCCGGGTCGTCGAGTTCAACCATCAAGGCATCCGTGAAAGGCTATCAGACCGTCCAGTACGCCTTGTCTGTCACAGCCGGCCAGAAGATGAATGTCCAACTCGATTCCCGCAATACGAGCCTCTACTTCAACGTGACGGCGCCGGGCGCCGATGCGGCGATGTACAACAGCTCGATCGATGGCAACGGCACAAGCATCACGATCCCGTCCAGCGGCAAGTACGTCATTGACGTCTATCTGATGCGCAACGCGGCCCGGCGCAACGAGACTGCAAGCTACGACCTCACCCTTTACGTGGAATAG
- a CDS encoding CPBP family intramembrane glutamic endopeptidase — protein sequence MTSSDRDLPFYNGKPVKIDGAGWLVLMASVALAFLALTLIPLRAFPYNLIPALLFVGIAILALHRVAGRHWKCLLRPVGFRSAALMVLFGAATLVGSMAMGWVLQQFFELHSNPVADEIAVMSASQVGATLLVTGIQLVGEELFGILPFLAVLWLCVQHLNLSRRLGILVALVISGLLFGAAHLPTYDWHWAQSLIGIGFARVILTLAYIVTRNLWVSAGAHIINDWTGFIFMFEFGHVPINAVE from the coding sequence ATGACCTCATCGGATCGCGATCTCCCGTTCTACAACGGCAAGCCCGTCAAAATCGATGGAGCGGGCTGGCTCGTTCTCATGGCATCTGTTGCGCTGGCGTTTTTGGCACTCACACTTATCCCCCTCCGCGCCTTCCCATACAATCTCATTCCGGCGCTCCTGTTCGTCGGGATCGCGATCCTGGCGCTTCACAGGGTGGCCGGCAGGCATTGGAAGTGTCTGTTGCGCCCCGTAGGCTTTCGATCCGCGGCGCTGATGGTGCTGTTCGGAGCAGCAACGCTGGTCGGATCCATGGCGATGGGCTGGGTCCTGCAGCAGTTTTTCGAGCTTCACTCCAACCCGGTGGCAGATGAGATCGCCGTAATGTCAGCGTCGCAGGTGGGCGCTACACTTTTGGTGACCGGGATCCAGTTGGTCGGCGAAGAGCTTTTCGGAATACTGCCGTTCCTCGCCGTCCTGTGGTTGTGCGTGCAGCATCTGAACCTGTCGCGCAGGTTGGGAATCCTTGTAGCGCTTGTCATCTCCGGCCTGCTCTTCGGCGCGGCGCATCTGCCAACCTATGACTGGCACTGGGCGCAGTCATTGATCGGGATCGGCTTCGCCCGCGTGATCCTGACGCTCGCCTATATCGTCACGAGAAACCTTTGGGTCTCGGCAGGCGCTCATATCATCAATGACTGGACGGGGTTCATCTTTATGTTTGAATTCGGCCACGTGCCAATCAACGCAGTAGAATGA
- a CDS encoding site-specific integrase has translation MAQIIEQNTEIHVEETSAPSLSTAPERDVSAPEVSGECSLPSLAVQDQTPAHLASLADRARGYVQAASSANTRKAYAADWKHFSAWCRRSNLAPLPPHPQTVGLYITACASGTAERGAKANSVSTIERRLSSLSWNYAQRGLSLDRKDRHVATVMAGIRNSHAKPPVQKEAVMAEDIIAMVETLDRGSLRGLRDRAMLLIGFAGGLRRSEIVGLDLKADQTEDGRGWIEILDKGMLITLRGKTGWREVEVGRGSSDATCPVAAIEMWIKFAKLAHGPLFRRVTGQGKAVGPERLNDKEVARLVKRAAMAAGVRGELSEIERAFKFSGHSLRAGLASSAEVDERYVQKQLGHASAEMTRRYQRRRDRFRVNLTKASGL, from the coding sequence ATGGCCCAAATCATCGAGCAGAACACCGAAATCCACGTCGAGGAAACCTCAGCGCCGTCTCTCAGCACGGCGCCTGAGCGCGATGTTTCCGCGCCGGAGGTGTCGGGCGAATGCTCCCTCCCCTCTCTCGCCGTTCAGGACCAGACGCCCGCCCATCTTGCAAGCCTTGCCGATCGCGCCCGGGGGTATGTCCAGGCGGCCAGTTCCGCCAACACGCGCAAGGCCTACGCGGCCGACTGGAAGCATTTTTCGGCGTGGTGCAGGCGCTCCAATCTGGCCCCCCTCCCCCCGCATCCGCAAACCGTCGGACTTTACATCACAGCCTGCGCTTCCGGCACGGCTGAACGGGGTGCAAAAGCGAACTCTGTCTCGACCATCGAACGCCGCCTCTCCTCACTCTCGTGGAACTATGCCCAGCGTGGCCTCTCGCTCGATCGCAAAGACCGGCATGTCGCCACCGTGATGGCCGGCATACGCAACAGCCACGCCAAGCCACCGGTCCAAAAGGAAGCGGTCATGGCTGAGGATATAATTGCCATGGTCGAAACGCTCGACCGCGGTTCTCTGCGCGGCCTGCGCGACCGCGCCATGTTGCTCATCGGCTTTGCTGGAGGTCTTCGGCGTTCCGAGATCGTCGGCCTTGATCTGAAGGCAGACCAGACCGAAGACGGGCGCGGCTGGATCGAAATCCTCGACAAGGGCATGCTCATCACCCTGCGCGGCAAAACCGGATGGCGAGAGGTTGAGGTGGGTCGCGGCTCGTCTGACGCGACCTGCCCGGTCGCCGCGATCGAGATGTGGATCAAGTTCGCCAAGCTTGCGCACGGTCCCCTCTTCCGTCGCGTGACGGGACAAGGCAAAGCAGTTGGGCCAGAACGGCTGAATGACAAGGAAGTAGCTCGGCTTGTGAAAAGGGCCGCAATGGCTGCAGGCGTTCGCGGCGAGCTCAGCGAGATCGAGCGGGCCTTCAAGTTCTCCGGGCATTCCCTTCGCGCGGGGCTCGCCTCCTCTGCCGAGGTCGACGAACGTTATGTCCAGAAACAGCTTGGCCATGCGTCCGCAGAGATGACCCGCAGATACCAACGCCGGCGCGACCGCTTCCGTGTGAATTTGACCAAGGCTTCAGGTCTATAA
- a CDS encoding DUF1403 family protein, translated as MDSITSSFSATSTWTGYLPSWALARGRDIDELDAAFAAGIALKSLDDLIRSDTPWIGCWRDRLALKSAAVAARMLGRNEEEPALRDAVLLTPVDGDPGPAGKLFLATRMLSRRIGMPGTSFTKELATLLSIRWDDDLALVPDLVDSAIRSGRSAPFAVADLIMAISAARPDAEVLALGLGEMVLAQKLNWSQPVPLLLPERFGPAFRTIGGRGRVKPGESAYSKAICMAIVDGAELALRSAAEIDRRASRLLAIAAKVRTRGAEPVIRRLLNEDAVSASAAGASLSRWAANRLFERLEGFEAIRELSGRSSFRIFGL; from the coding sequence ATGGATTCGATCACATCTTCGTTCTCTGCAACCTCCACATGGACCGGCTACCTCCCAAGCTGGGCGCTGGCGCGTGGCCGTGACATTGACGAGCTGGATGCTGCTTTTGCCGCAGGTATCGCGCTGAAATCACTCGACGATTTAATCCGTTCGGATACACCATGGATAGGCTGCTGGCGCGATCGTCTTGCTCTCAAGTCAGCCGCCGTCGCGGCCAGGATGCTCGGTCGCAACGAGGAAGAGCCCGCGCTGCGGGACGCCGTTTTGTTGACGCCCGTGGACGGTGATCCCGGTCCTGCCGGGAAGCTGTTTTTGGCCACACGAATGCTGTCCCGCCGGATCGGCATGCCGGGCACATCGTTTACTAAGGAATTGGCCACGCTTCTATCGATCCGTTGGGACGACGATCTTGCCTTGGTCCCAGATCTTGTCGATTCTGCCATCCGATCCGGACGTTCGGCACCTTTCGCGGTGGCGGACCTTATAATGGCGATTTCTGCGGCTCGCCCGGACGCAGAAGTGTTGGCACTTGGTCTTGGCGAGATGGTGCTGGCTCAGAAGCTGAACTGGTCGCAACCGGTTCCCCTGTTGCTACCCGAGCGCTTTGGCCCAGCTTTCCGCACCATCGGTGGCCGGGGTCGCGTGAAGCCGGGTGAGTCAGCCTATTCGAAAGCAATCTGCATGGCGATTGTCGATGGCGCCGAACTGGCACTGCGTTCCGCTGCGGAGATCGATCGCCGCGCTAGCCGCTTGTTGGCCATCGCAGCCAAAGTCAGGACCAGAGGAGCTGAACCGGTCATCCGTCGGCTGTTGAACGAAGACGCTGTATCCGCTTCGGCAGCCGGGGCCAGCCTGTCACGATGGGCGGCAAACCGGCTGTTCGAGCGGCTCGAAGGCTTTGAGGCGATACGCGAGCTCTCGGGCCGGTCCTCCTTCCGAATATTTGGATTGTGA
- a CDS encoding SMC-Scp complex subunit ScpB, protein MAGASAAKRRRQAGGRKQELLYDRELLDLPSEMRWREWMMRVEAVIFASAEPVSRETLARVVGKDCSVDLLIDDLVGELRDRPYELISVAGGWQHRTRPRFAETIRASSAPTRGGVAALSEFEAMVLIAVGYFQPITRGELSKLFGKEVSRDTIGGLRGAGFIGSGPRSPTLGAPYTYVTTPYFLSAFGMETLRDLPNIEALEDAGLLSKQGSAVDTDPAAGDDMLED, encoded by the coding sequence ATGGCAGGAGCGAGCGCAGCTAAACGCCGCCGTCAAGCCGGAGGACGCAAGCAAGAGCTCCTGTATGATCGCGAGCTACTGGACTTGCCGTCGGAAATGCGCTGGCGGGAATGGATGATGCGCGTCGAGGCGGTCATTTTTGCGTCCGCCGAGCCGGTCAGCCGCGAGACTCTGGCGCGGGTGGTCGGCAAAGACTGCAGCGTCGATCTGCTGATCGACGACTTGGTCGGAGAGCTGCGAGATCGCCCTTATGAACTGATCTCGGTCGCAGGCGGGTGGCAACACCGGACCCGACCAAGGTTTGCCGAGACGATCCGCGCTTCGTCCGCGCCTACGCGAGGCGGTGTGGCGGCGTTGTCTGAATTTGAGGCGATGGTGCTGATAGCTGTCGGATATTTCCAGCCGATCACGCGCGGTGAGTTGTCAAAGTTATTTGGCAAGGAAGTCAGCCGCGATACGATCGGCGGTTTGCGTGGAGCAGGTTTTATCGGCTCCGGCCCACGGAGCCCTACGCTGGGCGCGCCATATACCTATGTCACGACGCCATATTTCCTCTCGGCCTTTGGCATGGAGACCTTGCGGGACCTGCCAAACATCGAGGCGCTGGAAGACGCTGGTCTCTTGAGTAAACAGGGTAGCGCCGTGGATACTGACCCGGCCGCCGGAGACGACATGTTGGAAGATTGA
- a CDS encoding fluoride efflux transporter FluC, whose translation MDRFGLGAAVAHIGLPQELRLFLTTGILGGFTTFSTFSLDAVGLWERGEASAAILYASASVILAFIAMFAGMVLVRGMAGGQTA comes from the coding sequence ATTGACAGGTTTGGGCTTGGCGCCGCGGTAGCGCACATCGGGCTGCCGCAAGAACTGCGGTTGTTTTTGACAACCGGCATTCTTGGCGGTTTTACGACCTTCTCGACGTTTTCGCTGGATGCTGTAGGGCTTTGGGAAAGGGGAGAGGCTAGCGCCGCCATCCTCTACGCCAGCGCTTCTGTCATCCTGGCATTCATTGCAATGTTCGCTGGCATGGTGCTGGTGCGTGGTATGGCTGGAGGTCAAACGGCATGA
- a CDS encoding EamA family transporter, which produces MKSIFLGWPFWALLSAGFAAMTAIFAKVGVENVNSDFATFIRTIVILAAAGMMVYVTENWQSPGTVSGRSWVFLVLSGLATGASWICYFRALKLGDAARVAPIDKLSVVFVAIFAVLFLGERLSLPNWLGVCLIACGAILVAYRA; this is translated from the coding sequence ATGAAAAGTATTTTTCTCGGCTGGCCCTTCTGGGCGCTATTATCGGCTGGCTTTGCGGCAATGACGGCTATCTTCGCAAAAGTCGGGGTCGAAAACGTCAATTCCGATTTCGCGACTTTCATTCGCACGATCGTCATTCTGGCGGCCGCCGGGATGATGGTCTATGTCACCGAAAATTGGCAATCGCCGGGTACGGTGTCCGGCCGTAGCTGGGTATTCCTTGTTCTATCAGGCCTGGCAACCGGCGCGTCGTGGATCTGCTATTTCCGGGCGTTGAAACTCGGTGATGCCGCACGCGTTGCGCCGATCGACAAGCTCAGTGTCGTCTTCGTCGCAATCTTCGCCGTACTCTTTCTAGGGGAGCGTCTGTCGCTTCCCAATTGGCTTGGCGTCTGCCTGATTGCCTGCGGCGCTATCCTCGTCGCTTACCGAGCCTAG
- a CDS encoding universal stress protein yields the protein MHIVALIPHPKTALSSLLIADAASAVEPGSTITALHVCVDPAKIGGSVEEVDMQEMRIRDEGTAFQRRNEVRKIFEEWSAGREPSPAGAKVEWVEADGGEEDGVRKHLGSADLVTIAHPQSMDGGDALHAALFDHHRLVVFTPDTNGTPVSFGRSIAIFWRDDDGIRSCLQKARAWLRAADTLIILAAHENDISEAVAFFQTLHVSGTGRLQTSVAKNADDFLEKANRGGADTLLMGAYRHGLFLETVFGGATKTVMDHTSLPVFLSH from the coding sequence ATGCACATTGTTGCACTCATCCCACATCCTAAAACAGCCCTTTCCAGCCTGCTCATCGCCGACGCTGCATCAGCGGTCGAACCGGGATCAACAATCACGGCGCTCCATGTTTGCGTCGATCCCGCCAAGATCGGAGGCAGTGTAGAGGAAGTCGACATGCAGGAAATGCGGATCCGCGATGAGGGCACGGCCTTTCAGCGACGGAACGAGGTCAGAAAGATCTTCGAGGAGTGGTCGGCAGGGCGTGAACCGTCGCCGGCTGGCGCCAAGGTCGAGTGGGTGGAAGCTGATGGTGGAGAAGAAGACGGTGTCCGCAAACATCTTGGATCAGCCGATCTTGTGACCATCGCCCACCCGCAATCGATGGACGGCGGCGATGCCCTGCATGCGGCGCTCTTCGATCACCATAGGCTGGTGGTTTTTACGCCGGATACTAACGGCACTCCGGTTTCTTTCGGCCGCTCAATCGCCATTTTCTGGAGGGACGATGACGGAATACGTTCTTGCCTTCAAAAGGCCAGAGCTTGGCTCCGCGCTGCTGATACGTTGATAATTCTCGCAGCACACGAGAACGACATCTCAGAGGCGGTTGCGTTCTTTCAGACATTGCATGTCAGCGGGACAGGGCGGCTGCAGACCTCCGTGGCGAAAAACGCCGACGATTTTCTGGAGAAGGCCAATAGGGGCGGCGCGGATACGCTTTTGATGGGCGCCTACCGTCATGGCCTATTCCTCGAGACCGTCTTTGGCGGGGCCACGAAGACAGTGATGGATCACACAAGTTTGCCCGTGTTTCTCAGCCATTAG